The Brasilonema sennae CENA114 genome includes a region encoding these proteins:
- the crtR gene encoding beta-carotene hydroxylase has product MLTSEAKKPLTVPPKEFLAPPGDFNPTLLMFLVAVAILVLSNFGYWIWQWPHWLCFCANTLALHLAGTVIHDACHQSAHRNRVINAMLGHGSALMLAFAFPVFTRVHLQHHGHVNHPEDDPDHYVSTGGPLWLIAVRFLYHEVFFFKRQLWRKYELLEWFISRLIVISIVYISVQYHFLGYILNFWFIPAFIVGIALGLFFDYFPHRPFAERDRWKNARVYPHPILNLLIMGQNYHLIHHLWPSIPWYNYQPTYYLMKPLLDQKGCYQSIGLLQKKDFFEFVYDIFLGIRFHHHKSTKKE; this is encoded by the coding sequence ATGCTGACGTCGGAGGCAAAGAAGCCACTGACAGTTCCGCCAAAGGAATTTTTAGCGCCTCCGGGTGATTTTAATCCGACGCTGCTGATGTTTTTAGTAGCTGTGGCAATTCTTGTATTATCCAATTTTGGTTACTGGATCTGGCAATGGCCACACTGGTTATGCTTTTGTGCAAACACTCTTGCTTTGCACCTTGCAGGAACGGTGATTCACGACGCCTGCCATCAGTCTGCTCATCGTAACCGAGTCATTAACGCCATGTTAGGACATGGCAGTGCTTTGATGCTAGCTTTTGCTTTTCCTGTATTTACACGAGTACATTTGCAGCATCATGGTCATGTGAACCATCCCGAAGACGACCCAGATCATTATGTTTCCACAGGTGGTCCACTTTGGCTGATTGCGGTTCGCTTTTTATACCACGAGGTATTTTTCTTTAAACGGCAACTTTGGCGTAAATATGAGCTACTGGAATGGTTTATCAGTCGCTTGATTGTGATTTCAATCGTTTATATCTCAGTTCAGTATCACTTTTTGGGTTACATTCTCAATTTTTGGTTCATTCCAGCATTTATCGTGGGGATAGCACTCGGTTTATTTTTTGATTATTTTCCTCATCGTCCCTTTGCTGAACGCGATCGCTGGAAAAATGCTCGCGTCTATCCCCATCCAATTCTCAATCTCCTGATTATGGGTCAGAATTACCATTTAATTCATCATTTATGGCCTTCCATTCCCTGGTATAATTACCAGCCCACATATTATCTCATGAAGCCTCTTTTAGATCAAAAAGGCTGCTATCAATCTATAGGTCTTTTACAAAAGAAAGACTTTTTTGAATTTGTTTATGACATTTTTTTAGGAATTCGGTTTCATCACCACAAATCAACAAAAAAGGAGTAA
- a CDS encoding transposase: MKTYSTELRQKIIDAYNNEEGSQRQLAKRFSVSLSFVQSVLRRFRFCDTVEAKLHSGGHKTIQSSKFKIQN, translated from the coding sequence ATGAAAACTTACTCTACCGAACTACGCCAAAAAATTATTGATGCTTACAACAATGAAGAAGGCTCTCAACGACAACTAGCAAAACGGTTTAGTGTAAGTTTAAGTTTCGTTCAGAGTGTGCTGAGGCGATTTCGCTTTTGTGACACAGTTGAAGCAAAGCTGCACTCAGGAGGTCACAAAACAATTCAAAGTTCAAAGTTCAAAATTCAAAATTAA
- a CDS encoding phytase: MVTTNTVPFSQFNASSNDSAEGELVIDRLFPLVSTYDSSLPGGLPSSDHRLVWADLQVPPTEPGKTIPNVDFLGQTIFPTGFVPNGTAGTLDGKQTPVGGLSGVTYDAANNRFYTISDDRSQIAPARFYTFTLETPSPQKTDLSVAFTDVTTLKDENGKEFLLNSLDPEGIALTKNNTVFISSEGEVNVSAGRVTNPFVNEFSLTTGQQVRSLPVPSKFLPVVEDTNGNGVVDAGDTQLSGVRNNLAFESLTITPNQKTLYTATENALFQDGLTATLTDGSRSRILQYNLVSGQPEKEYLYNTDAIATSPNPTTGSGDNGLVDLLALDNRGTLLALERSFSAGVGNTIKIYEVSLQGATDIKSYDSLNNLSAEQLADIKPAEKRLLLNLNSLNLPTGTDNIEGIAFGSKLDDGRQSIVLVSDNNFSQTQFTQILALDADLVPTVAPTVETRPDLLNDPNLPRDQRADADDPAIYVNSSNPEQSLVLTAVKNAGLRVYDLSGNLLQEFNPGNIRYNNIDLQYGFKLGGDSVDIAVATDRNNDKLAIFKINPSAKASGQYLEDITDSSIGTLFQSLPFEPPYSPSSRSAYGIALYHSPVTDDYYVFANRRETGDVGQYKLIDAGNGKIGAERVRNFTVPTTAGRDAQLEGTVADQELGFLYIGQEDVGIWKYQAEPNGGATGTLIDKVKDLGGSYVEDDVEGLSIYYGKDGTGYLLASSQGDSTFAVYNRQGQNDFVGRFGVGNNGTIDSVQESDGADVTNVPLGANFPYGVFITQDGRNLPAKVVDGENVNTNFKFVPWENIAYAFPNPLTIDISSYNPRTPNTNLFNSGAGSDIIQSSSVLGVGNNLTGDVTL; this comes from the coding sequence ATGGTAACCACTAACACAGTCCCCTTTTCACAGTTCAATGCTTCTTCTAACGACAGCGCCGAAGGTGAGTTAGTCATTGATCGACTGTTCCCACTGGTGAGTACTTACGACTCTAGCTTACCTGGTGGTTTACCGAGTTCTGACCATCGCTTGGTATGGGCTGATTTACAGGTACCACCCACAGAACCAGGTAAGACAATTCCAAATGTAGACTTTTTAGGACAAACAATCTTCCCCACCGGCTTTGTCCCCAATGGTACTGCTGGAACCCTGGATGGAAAACAAACTCCCGTTGGCGGACTGTCGGGAGTGACATATGATGCAGCAAATAATCGCTTCTATACTATCTCAGATGACCGCTCCCAAATTGCTCCCGCCCGCTTCTACACATTTACCCTAGAAACTCCCTCTCCTCAAAAAACTGACTTGAGTGTCGCATTCACAGATGTAACTACCCTCAAGGATGAGAATGGAAAAGAGTTCCTACTCAACAGTCTCGATCCTGAAGGCATTGCTTTAACCAAAAATAATACGGTATTCATTTCTTCTGAAGGAGAGGTTAACGTCAGTGCAGGTCGAGTGACAAATCCTTTCGTCAATGAATTTTCTTTAACCACAGGACAGCAAGTACGTTCTTTACCTGTTCCCAGCAAGTTTCTTCCCGTCGTGGAAGATACTAATGGAAACGGTGTTGTCGATGCTGGTGATACTCAACTATCAGGTGTTCGCAACAACTTGGCATTTGAGAGTCTCACCATTACGCCTAACCAAAAGACCTTATACACAGCAACAGAAAACGCTCTGTTCCAAGATGGTCTTACTGCTACACTCACCGATGGAAGCCGTTCTCGTATTCTGCAATATAACTTGGTAAGCGGACAGCCAGAAAAGGAATATCTTTATAATACTGATGCTATCGCCACTTCACCAAACCCCACCACTGGTTCAGGTGATAATGGCTTAGTAGATTTACTCGCACTTGATAACCGAGGTACACTACTAGCATTAGAGCGCTCTTTCTCTGCAGGGGTTGGAAATACCATCAAAATCTACGAAGTCAGCTTGCAAGGAGCAACTGATATCAAGTCTTACGATTCTCTTAATAATCTCAGTGCTGAACAACTAGCAGATATTAAACCTGCCGAGAAGCGTTTACTGTTAAACCTGAACTCACTCAACTTACCTACAGGTACAGATAATATTGAAGGCATTGCCTTTGGTTCAAAACTGGATGATGGTCGTCAGTCGATCGTTTTGGTGAGTGACAACAACTTTAGCCAGACTCAATTTACTCAAATTCTCGCTTTGGATGCAGACTTAGTTCCTACTGTAGCACCTACTGTAGAAACCCGTCCTGACTTGTTGAATGACCCAAATTTACCACGTGACCAACGCGCCGATGCGGATGACCCCGCTATCTACGTAAATTCCTCTAATCCAGAACAAAGCTTAGTACTCACAGCAGTCAAAAATGCAGGTTTACGAGTTTATGACTTGTCTGGTAACCTGTTACAAGAATTTAACCCAGGTAATATCCGTTACAACAATATTGACCTGCAATATGGCTTTAAGTTAGGCGGTGATTCTGTTGATATTGCCGTGGCCACAGACCGAAACAACGATAAACTGGCTATCTTCAAAATCAATCCCTCTGCCAAAGCCTCCGGTCAATACCTGGAAGATATCACAGATAGTAGCATTGGTACTTTATTCCAATCCTTACCCTTTGAACCTCCCTACTCACCATCATCGCGGAGTGCTTATGGTATAGCTTTGTACCATAGTCCAGTAACAGATGATTACTACGTCTTTGCCAATCGCAGAGAAACTGGAGATGTTGGACAGTACAAATTGATTGACGCAGGTAATGGTAAGATTGGTGCTGAGAGAGTACGTAATTTTACAGTACCCACGACGGCTGGACGTGATGCCCAACTTGAGGGAACCGTGGCAGACCAAGAACTTGGCTTCCTCTACATTGGTCAGGAAGATGTAGGAATTTGGAAGTATCAAGCAGAACCAAACGGCGGGGCAACTGGTACGTTGATTGATAAAGTTAAAGACTTAGGCGGCAGCTATGTGGAAGACGATGTGGAAGGACTTTCCATCTATTATGGTAAAGATGGCACAGGTTACCTGCTAGCTTCTAGCCAAGGTGACAGCACCTTTGCAGTTTATAATCGTCAGGGTCAAAATGACTTCGTGGGTCGTTTTGGTGTTGGTAACAATGGAACAATTGACAGCGTTCAAGAGTCAGATGGTGCGGATGTTACCAACGTACCATTGGGTGCCAACTTCCCCTATGGTGTGTTTATTACTCAGGATGGCAGAAATCTTCCTGCGAAGGTTGTCGATGGTGAAAACGTCAACACCAACTTTAAGTTTGTGCCTTGGGAGAACATTGCTTACGCCTTCCCCAACCCATTGACAATTGACATCAGCAGCTACAACCCCCGCACTCCTAATACTAACCTCTTCAATAGTGGTGCTGGCAGCGATATTATCCAATCATCTTCTGTTCTTGGGGTCGGTAATAACTTGACTGGTGATGTGACTTTGTGA
- a CDS encoding response regulator, translating into MINKSPKKILIIEDNAMSRKMFLDGLEAEGFDTIDAENGTTGIQKAQEHLPDLVICDIMMPDMDGFEVLRTLRQDPVTAIIPFIFLTGSAGNESLRKGMELGADDYITKPCTVQQLLKAIAVRLEKQTKLMEHWYTVCCQNFSAPVVTDTTSSVDSESIFPSIPQLKEVFDYIEANYDQGITLCDVAEAVGYSSAYLTNRVGKITGETVNNWIVKRRMSAARSLLQDTNQTIEQIALALGYQNACHFSRQFRQHHGIPPQTWRKEHQLIRNSKVEDYKTSLNL; encoded by the coding sequence ATGATAAACAAATCGCCAAAAAAAATACTAATTATTGAAGATAATGCCATGAGCCGTAAAATGTTTTTAGACGGTCTTGAGGCGGAAGGTTTCGACACGATAGATGCTGAAAATGGTACTACTGGCATCCAAAAAGCACAAGAGCATCTACCTGATTTAGTGATTTGCGATATTATGATGCCGGATATGGATGGCTTTGAGGTTCTCAGAACGCTCCGTCAAGATCCTGTGACTGCAATTATACCCTTTATTTTTCTCACTGGTAGCGCCGGTAACGAATCTCTTCGCAAAGGCATGGAATTGGGAGCAGATGACTATATTACCAAGCCTTGTACAGTACAGCAGTTACTGAAAGCCATAGCAGTCAGATTAGAAAAGCAGACAAAACTTATGGAGCACTGGTACACTGTTTGCTGCCAGAATTTTTCAGCACCAGTCGTAACAGACACAACTTCATCAGTGGACTCAGAATCTATCTTTCCTTCCATACCGCAACTCAAAGAAGTTTTCGACTATATAGAGGCAAATTATGACCAAGGTATCACTTTGTGTGACGTAGCTGAAGCAGTTGGTTACTCTTCGGCTTACTTGACTAACAGAGTTGGAAAAATTACAGGAGAAACAGTCAACAACTGGATTGTCAAGCGCCGGATGTCAGCAGCACGTTCTTTACTCCAAGATACTAACCAAACAATCGAGCAAATTGCTTTAGCACTCGGCTATCAAAATGCGTGTCATTTTTCCCGCCAGTTTCGTCAACATCACGGTATCCCTCCTCAAACTTGGAGAAAAGAGCATCAACTGATTCGCAATAGCAAAGTCGAAGATTATAAAACTTCACTAAATCTATAG
- a CDS encoding scytonemin biosynthesis sensor histidine kinase has translation MSFGGSMLFDSDYQLVIEPEEELKLAQFLINQVADAAFYVGLNAQIIYVNDAMCRISEYSREELLRMKVEDIDVDFSAQDWSEKWAALKQQGSLTFQSRYQTKTSRVFLVEINLTYIEYQGKEFACAFARSSSNELVGFNVQQYLDRTSDPKQEFEQEVIEYQRTQTELKTSLSLLSSTLESTANGILAVNIEGEILCYNQKFMEMWQLCPNSVSLSKKCHRAKSFFENKVKYPEIFIQAVWEMPIQSDKESYDLVELKDGRVFAHYSEPQRLGDKIIGRVWSIWDVTESLKTQEALKLNEARFRTLAETTEASIFLISDGRICYANSAAEILTGYPKKELFNNFDINRLITSKKLRQVHKQNGAGYSEYQEMQIRTKNGVERWLACTVGVLDGVLDFANKSVELLTAIDITDYKQAESELHQALEQAKRLSELRERFVSMFCHQFRTPLNIVSFSADLLRRHIHQWTEEKNRSYLDLIQVAVQQISELLDEILLYGQAESARLECQPRQLNLERFCTDIVAQLQIANGNQKAIKFLSQGDCSTGYLDPKLLHHILTNLLSNAIKYSPSNSAVTFRLCCEKEKTIFQIKDSGIGIPVVDQQQIFEPFYRGSNIDSIPGTGLGLSIVKTLLDLHGGEITVESVVGFGTTFTVNLPSLSS, from the coding sequence ATGAGTTTTGGTGGGTCTATGTTATTTGATAGTGATTATCAATTAGTAATCGAACCTGAAGAGGAATTGAAGCTGGCACAATTTCTTATTAATCAAGTTGCAGATGCTGCTTTTTACGTGGGGTTGAATGCACAAATTATCTACGTCAATGATGCCATGTGCCGTATAAGTGAGTATTCCCGTGAGGAACTACTCCGAATGAAAGTGGAAGATATAGATGTAGATTTTTCGGCACAAGATTGGTCAGAAAAATGGGCAGCACTCAAGCAACAAGGTTCTCTCACCTTTCAATCTAGATATCAAACAAAAACAAGTCGAGTCTTTCTAGTAGAAATCAACCTTACTTATATAGAGTATCAAGGCAAAGAATTTGCCTGTGCCTTTGCTCGTAGTAGTAGTAATGAATTAGTAGGCTTTAACGTACAACAGTATCTTGACAGAACCTCTGATCCAAAACAAGAGTTCGAGCAAGAAGTTATTGAATATCAAAGAACACAAACCGAACTAAAAACATCTCTTTCCCTACTTAGTTCAACGTTGGAATCCACTGCAAATGGCATACTTGCAGTCAACATTGAAGGAGAAATCCTTTGCTACAATCAGAAATTTATGGAGATGTGGCAACTTTGTCCAAACTCAGTGAGCCTGTCTAAGAAATGTCACCGAGCAAAAAGCTTTTTTGAGAACAAAGTTAAATATCCAGAGATTTTTATTCAGGCTGTTTGGGAAATGCCTATTCAATCAGATAAAGAAAGCTATGACTTGGTGGAATTGAAGGATGGCAGAGTCTTCGCACATTACTCTGAGCCACAACGGCTTGGAGACAAAATTATCGGTAGAGTATGGAGTATCTGGGACGTAACTGAGTCTCTAAAAACACAAGAAGCGCTTAAACTCAATGAAGCCAGATTTCGTACTTTGGCAGAAACTACAGAAGCGAGTATTTTTCTAATTAGCGACGGGCGCATTTGCTACGCCAATTCTGCAGCAGAGATCCTCACTGGCTATCCAAAAAAAGAATTGTTCAATAACTTTGATATCAACCGACTTATTACAAGCAAAAAGCTTAGGCAGGTTCACAAGCAGAATGGAGCAGGCTACAGTGAATATCAGGAGATGCAGATTAGAACCAAAAATGGTGTGGAGCGCTGGCTAGCCTGTACAGTGGGAGTACTGGATGGAGTGCTGGATTTCGCAAATAAGTCAGTCGAATTACTGACAGCGATTGATATTACAGATTATAAGCAGGCAGAATCAGAGCTTCATCAAGCTCTTGAGCAAGCAAAACGACTAAGTGAACTCAGAGAACGCTTTGTCTCTATGTTTTGCCATCAATTCCGCACTCCGCTCAACATTGTCTCATTTTCTGCTGATTTACTCAGACGTCATATTCACCAATGGACTGAAGAAAAAAATCGTTCGTATCTGGATTTGATTCAAGTTGCTGTTCAGCAAATTAGTGAATTATTAGATGAAATTCTATTATACGGTCAGGCGGAATCTGCAAGACTGGAGTGTCAGCCAAGACAACTCAACCTGGAGAGGTTTTGCACAGATATCGTAGCACAGCTACAGATAGCAAACGGTAACCAAAAAGCTATTAAATTTCTTAGCCAAGGTGACTGTTCTACTGGTTATTTAGATCCAAAACTGCTACACCATATATTAACTAACTTACTCTCGAATGCTATCAAGTATTCACCAAGTAATAGCGCGGTGACTTTTAGACTTTGCTGTGAAAAAGAAAAAACAATTTTTCAGATTAAAGATTCAGGTATTGGTATTCCGGTAGTAGATCAACAACAAATATTCGAGCCATTTTATCGTGGCAGCAATATTGACAGTATACCTGGAACTGGATTGGGCTTATCGATTGTAAAAACTCTCCTAGATCTACATGGCGGTGAAATCACCGTGGAAAGTGTGGTTGGTTTTGGCACGACTTTTACTGTCAATCTACCATCGCTTAGCTCTTAA
- the scyA gene encoding scytonemin biosynthesis protein ScyA (ScyA, a thiamin diphosphate-dependent enzyme, performs an acyloin condensation during scytonemin biosythesis. It joins a molecule of indole-3-pyruvate to one of para-hydroxyphenylpyruvic acid.) → MSQNFTQTNSQADTHQHEVYQPIDSPKEQTNGNSNGHSKSAEVLQKRSLTVSDAIANMMEDLGVSCAFGVNGGAMAGLWGSLSNSLLQVMNCRHEAGAAFAATEAYFASGRPTVVFTTAGPGITNALTGLFAARGEGAKVILLSACTSSPQRGRWAIQETSSDTLPTEGIFTSGALFNYATTVESAAQLPQIFRKLALGMSQPGGFVAHLSIPTAVQTSPLDRTLLFQGINCSLVVPHQETIVKCTQLLSEGPFAIWVGFGARGAAEEILQFAEITGAAVMCSPRGKGIFPEDHPQFVGVTGLGGHGSVMTYMQQQTPLRTLVLGTRLSEPTCFWNQALVPPGGFVHVDIDPTVPGVAYPEAETFAVQSDIKAFLQALLQFDDEFVTSTPVTSLLPRPEGQTIQPGSDSPVRPEVLMEAIQKVIIDNSDAIVMAECGNSFLWSTHLLQFASANRYRISTGVGAMGHAAAGVIGAAAARNSKAVAIVGDGAMLMNNEINTAVKYQIPAVWIVLNDARYNMSHQGMEMLGLKGADASIPQANFAVIARGMGAEGIRISKEMDVFSALEQAMAATGPIVVDVVINPDRRAPSKGRNAGLALQGIKSTPAQKTELQVLFPQVSFPNA, encoded by the coding sequence ATGAGTCAAAATTTTACTCAGACAAATTCTCAAGCCGACACTCACCAACACGAGGTGTACCAACCAATTGACTCTCCCAAAGAGCAGACAAATGGTAATTCCAATGGTCACTCCAAAAGTGCAGAAGTTTTACAAAAGCGATCGCTGACAGTTTCAGATGCGATCGCCAACATGATGGAAGATTTGGGAGTCAGCTGCGCCTTTGGTGTCAATGGGGGTGCGATGGCAGGTCTTTGGGGATCGCTATCCAATAGCCTCTTACAAGTGATGAACTGTCGTCATGAGGCTGGAGCTGCTTTTGCAGCAACTGAAGCGTACTTTGCTAGTGGTCGTCCCACCGTAGTATTTACTACTGCAGGACCAGGCATAACCAATGCTCTGACTGGATTATTTGCTGCTAGAGGTGAGGGTGCGAAAGTCATTTTGCTATCAGCTTGCACCTCCTCACCACAGCGCGGACGGTGGGCAATACAGGAAACCAGCAGCGACACTCTGCCAACTGAGGGAATTTTTACCTCAGGAGCGCTGTTTAACTATGCTACTACTGTGGAGAGTGCTGCACAACTGCCACAGATTTTTCGCAAACTGGCTCTGGGTATGTCACAACCAGGAGGCTTTGTCGCCCATTTGAGCATTCCCACCGCTGTGCAAACAAGTCCGCTTGATAGGACGCTTTTGTTCCAAGGAATTAATTGTTCTTTGGTAGTGCCACATCAAGAAACAATTGTTAAATGTACACAATTGCTATCAGAAGGACCGTTTGCCATTTGGGTAGGTTTTGGTGCCCGTGGTGCAGCAGAAGAAATTCTCCAATTCGCCGAGATAACCGGGGCAGCAGTTATGTGTTCACCCCGTGGGAAAGGTATTTTTCCCGAGGATCATCCTCAATTTGTTGGGGTTACAGGCTTGGGAGGTCATGGTTCCGTTATGACCTACATGCAACAGCAAACACCTTTACGAACACTTGTACTGGGAACGCGTTTGAGCGAACCGACTTGCTTCTGGAATCAAGCACTGGTTCCCCCAGGAGGATTCGTGCACGTCGATATCGACCCAACAGTTCCAGGAGTCGCGTATCCAGAAGCGGAAACCTTTGCTGTCCAATCAGACATCAAAGCATTTTTACAAGCGCTGTTGCAATTTGACGATGAGTTTGTAACCAGTACGCCAGTTACATCTTTGTTACCTCGTCCTGAAGGTCAGACAATTCAACCAGGTTCAGACTCTCCAGTCAGACCAGAGGTGTTGATGGAAGCGATTCAAAAGGTAATCATCGATAACAGCGATGCCATAGTGATGGCGGAGTGTGGTAACTCGTTTCTTTGGTCAACACATTTACTGCAATTTGCAAGCGCAAATCGTTACCGCATCAGTACCGGAGTTGGGGCTATGGGTCATGCTGCAGCGGGAGTTATCGGAGCAGCAGCCGCACGCAATAGCAAAGCAGTCGCCATCGTTGGGGATGGGGCAATGCTGATGAATAATGAAATTAACACAGCTGTGAAATACCAAATTCCTGCCGTCTGGATTGTTCTCAACGATGCTCGCTACAACATGAGCCACCAAGGCATGGAAATGTTGGGACTCAAAGGTGCTGATGCATCAATTCCGCAAGCAAATTTTGCTGTGATAGCTCGCGGTATGGGAGCCGAAGGAATCCGCATCAGCAAAGAAATGGATGTTTTCTCAGCCTTAGAGCAAGCAATGGCAGCCACTGGTCCAATCGTTGTCGATGTCGTGATTAACCCAGATAGACGCGCACCCTCCAAAGGACGCAACGCAGGTCTGGCATTACAAGGAATCAAGTCAACTCCAGCCCAAAAGACCGAATTGCAGGTGTTATTTCCACAAGTATCATTTCCCAATGCCTAA
- the scyB gene encoding tryptophan dehydrogenase ScyB, with amino-acid sequence MNLFETVTQMGHEQILFCHGKDPDIKAIIAIHDTSLGPAMGATRLWPYASEAAALKDALRLSRGMTYKAACANIPVGGGKAVIIANPENKTEDLFRAYGRFVESLKGRFITGQDVNLTPEDVRIINQETQYVVGVEERSGGPAPVTAWGVFLGIKAAVEFRLQTQNLKGLRVAVQGLGNVGQNLCQHLHEHGAKLFVSDISTQKTEQVKHLFGATVVEPDEIYSLDVDVFSPCALGGILNSETIPDIKASIVAGCANNQLGVEVLHGQMLAAKEILYCPDYVINAGGLINVYNEMIGYNEQRALQQVTNIYDTLTEIFDIAQKQGITTNDASKQLAEDRILKAKYLKTMAVA; translated from the coding sequence GTGAATCTTTTTGAAACTGTTACACAAATGGGTCATGAGCAGATTTTGTTCTGTCATGGGAAAGACCCAGATATTAAGGCAATTATTGCCATTCATGATACGAGTTTAGGACCTGCAATGGGGGCGACACGATTGTGGCCTTATGCCAGTGAGGCTGCTGCGTTAAAAGATGCTCTTCGTCTAAGCCGTGGTATGACTTACAAGGCTGCTTGTGCTAACATTCCGGTTGGTGGAGGCAAAGCTGTTATTATTGCTAATCCAGAAAATAAGACAGAAGATCTGTTTAGAGCCTACGGACGTTTTGTAGAAAGTCTAAAAGGACGATTTATTACAGGTCAAGATGTGAATTTGACCCCCGAAGATGTCAGAATTATCAACCAAGAAACTCAATATGTTGTGGGGGTAGAAGAAAGGTCTGGAGGACCTGCTCCGGTGACAGCATGGGGAGTTTTCCTGGGAATAAAAGCCGCTGTTGAGTTTCGTTTGCAAACTCAAAACCTCAAAGGCTTGAGGGTCGCAGTTCAAGGTTTGGGAAATGTTGGTCAAAATCTTTGCCAACATTTGCATGAACATGGGGCAAAACTATTTGTTAGCGATATAAGTACACAGAAAACAGAGCAAGTCAAACATCTTTTTGGTGCTACTGTTGTAGAGCCAGATGAAATTTACTCTCTAGATGTCGATGTATTTTCTCCTTGTGCTTTAGGCGGAATTCTTAATAGTGAAACGATTCCTGACATCAAAGCTTCAATTGTTGCTGGTTGTGCCAACAATCAGTTAGGAGTTGAAGTACTCCACGGTCAAATGCTGGCGGCAAAAGAAATTCTTTATTGTCCAGACTATGTTATTAATGCTGGAGGGCTAATAAACGTCTACAACGAAATGATTGGCTACAACGAACAAAGAGCCTTACAACAAGTAACTAATATTTACGATACGCTAACTGAAATTTTTGATATAGCACAAAAGCAGGGTATCACTACCAACGATGCTTCTAAGCAGTTGGCAGAAGACAGAATCCTGAAAGCTAAATATCTAAAAACTATGGCTGTGGCGTAA
- the scyC gene encoding scytonemin biosynthesis cyclase/decarboxylase ScyC (ScyC, an enzyme in the biosynthesis pathway for the cyanobacterial natural sunscreen scytonemin, performs a cyclization and decarboxylation on the compound ScyA produces.), translating to MVTERNTFATSAYIATTPETAYEYLCSLKNLNEWTLYSRMEEQVDEDTWLGTASGYQKKLYYHVKRLDHPDFYGIEWHCGLEYQKYYQVYPVLLFPAEYVEPGTDEKGVYLHWISFVDPKRRSPLIMEGIHTVHTSECRSLKGNLERKAGLSAAAKGRYYVDTDTVYVNAPIEMGIEYLSDLKNMDDWAHLLRADGEISGQSGEFRDEYDQKVKVTQRLQPVNESYLLEHEFFYPDYGFYQRSPVLLIPTSHAFGDPEAPGFIQHRITFWKTGEQLPHGKLQIEDFGSESLNIKRILEGKAGNLDTLAQGLSYMPQAK from the coding sequence ATGGTAACGGAAAGAAATACATTTGCAACATCAGCATATATTGCGACCACTCCAGAGACTGCCTATGAATACCTTTGCAGTCTCAAAAATTTAAATGAGTGGACGCTTTATAGCCGCATGGAAGAGCAAGTTGACGAAGATACCTGGCTCGGAACTGCGTCTGGTTATCAGAAAAAGCTCTACTATCACGTCAAAAGACTCGATCATCCAGATTTTTACGGCATTGAATGGCACTGCGGGTTAGAGTATCAGAAATATTATCAGGTTTATCCTGTCCTGCTTTTTCCTGCCGAGTACGTTGAACCGGGAACGGATGAAAAGGGCGTGTACTTACACTGGATCAGTTTCGTCGATCCCAAGCGGCGCAGTCCCTTGATCATGGAGGGAATTCACACGGTACACACTTCCGAGTGTCGTTCTCTCAAAGGTAATTTGGAACGCAAAGCTGGTCTTAGCGCCGCCGCAAAAGGGCGTTATTACGTTGATACCGACACCGTCTATGTTAATGCCCCAATAGAGATGGGGATTGAGTATTTGTCAGACCTCAAAAACATGGATGATTGGGCACACCTACTGCGAGCAGATGGCGAAATTTCTGGTCAGTCTGGAGAGTTCCGCGATGAATATGACCAAAAGGTCAAAGTGACTCAGCGGCTGCAACCTGTTAACGAATCGTACTTGCTGGAACACGAATTCTTCTATCCAGACTACGGATTTTATCAACGCTCTCCGGTGCTGCTGATCCCAACCTCCCATGCTTTCGGTGATCCGGAGGCTCCTGGTTTCATCCAGCATCGGATTACATTCTGGAAGACAGGTGAGCAATTGCCTCACGGTAAACTCCAAATCGAAGACTTTGGCTCTGAGAGCTTGAATATCAAGCGTATCTTGGAAGGCAAAGCTGGCAACCTTGATACATTAGCTCAAGGTTTGAGCTATATGCCGCAGGCTAAGTAG